The window ATAACTATAGATGGAACTACTGAAATCAACACAGCAAATATAGAAAGTACTACTGAATTTACCTTTAAAAAGGGTACAGTTACTTCTCTGATATTGAACGACACCTCTCAGAACTCATATATTAACATGATGAGCGGTTCATATATCGGAAGTCTTGTTATTATGGCAGATGCTGAAATAAAGGGCTACGGTAAAATTACTAGTGCATATTCCTATGCAAACAATGTTAAAATGGGGGTTACCCCTTCCTTTTATTCATATAAATATGTACCGGGAACAGATGACTCTTATCTGCCAATTGTTAATATTGGTGCTTCCGGTGTAGTTAATGACAGTATAACTCTTCAAGAAGGGAAGTCTGTTGATTTGTATAAAGACTTAGGCTTGTCGGTCTCACCTGATAAGAGCACAGTTGGATTCGTATCTTTGAACGGCAGTGTTGCCACTGTAACTGATAAAGGTGTAATAACAGCTATAGCAGCCGGAACGGTAAAGATATATATAACGGGTCAGTACACGGGTTTTGCCAGTGGCATAAAACGTATTGACGTAAATGTTACACCGGGTAATATAACACTTCCGGGGATTTTGGAAATAAGTCCTGTAACAGGTGAAGCGGCAACAGTAAAGGACTTTGAAATAACCTATACTTCAAGGGACGATTTTTCAAATGGTACAGTTACTTTCTGGCTGCCGGAAGGCTTCCCTGCATTTGAAACTGACCTGGTGAAGATAGGAAACGGTGCGGAAGTAACATTGAATCCGTCCCAGAGGCTTAACGTCAGAACCTTGTCCTTTACAAACCTTAATTTGAGCAAGGGACAGAAGATTGTTGTAAAGCTGAGAAATAAAACCGTACCTCAAGGAGGAGAATACATATTTAATGTTGTTGCAGATGCCGATGGCTTCGGAGCGAAACTGCCTACATCAGGTCAGGATGAACGGACTGTATTTACTTCAGATAAGCTGAAAACTCTCTTGGAGACTACAAATTACATATTATCTGCCTATGACTCTCAAGCCGGAGCTATAAGCTTCACAAAACTGTCTTTTGCAGGTTTTACGGGAGCTACAAAATGGATTATAGCCGTTCAGGACGGCAAATTTACTCAACCGGGCTATGATGATAAAGTTCCGGGAACAGAATACACTTTGGGAAGTGCTATAACCATTGCCCCAAACCAACATCTGATGCTGGCGGCAGTTGATGGAGACAGTACAGCAGGATACAAGGTTAAGGCTTTTGTTGATATTACTGTTCACTAAAGATTTTAGAGTAATAAATTGTATAGTCATATTTTTGACCAATTCAGACAGAGATGTTTGGGTTGGTCTTTTTAATCTGACAAAACTAGAGTAATATTATACAAATATTTACATATAATACATTTTGTGCTATTATAATATCTGACATATGTTAGATTAATGTTTAATGTATAAATATATAGTATTTGGAGAAGGGGGGACTGGAAGTTGATAAGGAAACTAAGTAAATTGATTTATTCGGTATTAGTTTTTTGTTTGATTTTATGCTCTTGTATTTCCTACGGAAGCACAAAAGAAGTAAATCACTGGATTAGTGCGTGGAATGTAAGTACAACTAATTTTACTCGGCTTAAATCTTTTGGATTATTTAATTATAATAATCGAACTATTAGAACAATAGTAACATCAAGTTTTAGCGGTACTAAAGAAAGAATCAAGTTTTCTAATGAGTATGGAACCGAACCGCTTAGTATTGGAGCTGTATCAGTTTCACTTGTAAATTCTGATGGAACTCTCAAGAATCAAACAAATAAATCTCTTACTTTCAATGGGAAAAAAGCAGTTAATGTAAAAAAAGGAGCTTTCGTTTGGAGTGATCCGGTTGAAATAAATATTAAGGTACTGGATAAGATAGCAGTAAGTACGTACTTTCCAAAAGGAATTAAGGAAGTAACCGGAGGTTGTGGGGGAGTGGAGACTTATTTTTCGCAAAAAGGAAATCATATTAACTCTAGCAACACAAAAAAAGATTATAAACTTGAAGTTATGAGTGGATTTCCGAATATTTGCCCGTTTTTATCGTCAATAGAAGTGAGTACTTCTGAGAGTAATGGCTCTATCTTAGCTTTTGGCGATTCAATAACTACTCTTTCTTGGCCTGAGTATTTTATCAAAGAGTTAAAGGATAATAACATAAATAATCTTTCAGTATTCAGAGAGGCTATCGCGGGAAACAGAATTTTGCATGATACGGTTAGCGACATGATGGGAATATTTGGAGTTGCAGGAATATCAAGATTTGAAAAAGCTATTACTAATCATGAAGGTGTTGGGTATGTAATTGTTTTAGAGGGAATAAATGATATAATGTCCACAGGCCCCGGTGGAACATCTCCAGCTTCTGAATTTGCAAGTGCAGATCAAATAACAGCAGGATTGCAACGATATATTGATATAGCTCATAAACATAGACTAAAAATATATGGAGCAACAATAATGCCGTTTAAAGGATATACTACATATACCGATGAAGAAGAAACCAGACGCCAAGAAGTAAATAACTGGATTAGAAACAGTGGAAAGTTTGATGCAGTAATAGACTTTGACAAAACAACTTTAGATTTTAAGAATCCTGCAAAACTAAAACTAAAATATGATTCAGGAGATCATATTCATCCAAATGATGCAGGTGGAGAAGCTATGGCGAAATCCATTGATTTAAAACTATTTAAATAGATGAGACAAAAAGTTACAAGTGCAATAGCCTTGTAACTTTTTGTCGATTAATGTACATATTTTTATAAATTTTCACTATAGTTTATTTGTTTTTTACAATTTATATAATTTATTGCACTAAATAAAGATTAATAATGATATATATTTAAATAGTATGTCTAAATATGTAATTATAAAAAAAATAATAAGGGATGACATTGAATGTATTTGGAGTATAATAATTACTAAATAGTAAAATATTTACAACAAAATGAAAGTAAGCTACTATCAGTATAAAATAAACTACTGCATTTGCAAAAGTTTTTAAGGGGGTCTACATATTTGAAAGTTCTATTAGTTCAACCGCCTGTATTTGGGTTAACAGTTAAAAGTAGAATAATTGAACCGCTTGCATTGGAGATATTGGCGGCTACAATTAAGGACGAGCATACCGTAAAAATATTGGACTTAAGAATTGAAGATAAATTTGATGACGATATATCTGATTTTAATCCTGACGTTATTGGATTTACTTGCTATATATGTCAAGTTAACTTTGTTAAAAAGTATATCAAGGCAGCAAAGAAAATTAAGCCTGATGTTAAAGTAATTGTAGGTGGAGAACAACCAACACATGCCCCAGAGGATTTCAACTGGCCTGAAGTCGACTATATTTCAATGGGAGATGGGGATTGCAGTTTTCCAAGCCTTATACAATGTATTGCTAAACAAGACAGAGATATACTTTCAATACCAGGTGTAGTTACTGTAAATAATGGTAAACTAATCTTTGGTGCAAAAAAGGAAATTATTCATGATTTAAGTGTAAGTCCAATTCCTGCTAGAGAATTGACGCAAAAATACCGTTCATTTTACAAATTTGCAGGATGGGATGATTTAGCATCGATTTCTACTTCAAGAGGATGTATGTGTCGTTGTAATTTTTGTACTATATGGAAAATAAGGGATGGTATAACAGCCCACTTCCCTATAGAGCGTGTTATTACAGAGCTTAAAATGATAAATGAAAAAAACATATATCTATGTGAGGCACATTCATTTCAAGATATAAATTACATGGAGAGGCTATATGATGAAATAGTAAAAAACAATATTCATAAAAATTATATGGCGTATGTAAGGGTAAACACAGCGGTAAAATTTATTGACCTTTTGAGGAAGTGGACAGGAATAGGGTTGAAGAGAGTTTTTATTGGCATTGAAACAGTAACAAACGATAGATTAAATGGCTTCAATAAAGCTTCAAGCAGTTCTTTAAATGAAACGGCTGTAAATCTTCTTCATGATGCAGGTATAGAGATTATGTCAAGCTTTATTGTGGATTTAGATTTCGACGAAAATGATTTTAAGGTATTGGGGGAATGGGTTAAAAAGATGAATTTAACAATGCCTGTTTATAATATTATAACTCCGCTTCCCGGGAACGACTTGTATGAAAACAATAGGGAGCTGTTAAAGGATGTTCCATATGAATACTTTGATTTTAATCATGCGTTACTGGAAACAAAACTACCTAAAGAAGAATTCTATAAGCATCTAGCACAGTTATATAGAGATACATATAGTAATGAACTATCTGATTATGTTAAAAATAAGCTTGAATACACTGAAGAAAAGATGAAAAAACGAAAGATGACAGGGGAGCTACTGGCAAGAAACATAGAAATGAATAATATATAGTTTTTTACAGACTGCAAAGGAGTCTTGAACAATGAATTCTGATATTTTAAATTTTTGGAAGGGACATGACCCCGGCAGGATAGCCTTTGAACATGATGGATACAAAATAACCTATAATAATTTAGCTGGAAATATTGCAAAAAGAGTAACTTACTTTCAGCAAATTGGAATTCGAGAATTTGATCATGTTGCCTTATCAATAAGCGATCAAATGGATTACATTGAAATGTTTTTAGCTTTATGGTGTATTAATGCGACTATTATACCTATTGATTTTCAAATAAGTCCATCAAATTTTTGGAAAATCATAAAGGAGTCAGATACACACTATCTCATTACAAATAATATTAAATATTTCAATGAGATAAAAAGATATGATTTTCAAAATCATAATTTAAAAAAAGTTGTTTTGATAGGAGAAAATAAAATTGAAGTCACCGATGTGAATTTTGATGAAAATAAAATTTCGTGGCTGGCAGAGCAAAAAAATACTGAAAACTCCGGGTTTTTTATTCTATTTACTTCAGGTACGAGCGGTGACAGTAAGGGTGTTGTTTTAAAGAAGGAGTCATTTATAAATAATGTACATAAGGTCATTTCATACACTGAACTTCAAGATACAGATATTTTGCTTATGACATTACCTTTATCATATTCTTTTGCACTATCTCAAGTTTGTGCCCATTTAATTGTTGGCGGAAAAATTATTTTAAGCGTAAACAATGTTTATAATTCTCTTACTCTATTTGATATAAAAGAGAAAAAAGTTACTAATTATTCCGCAACTCCATATTTTTATGAAACTTTAGTGAAAGAATTAGAGGCAAAAAAGGAAGCAATGGATGTAGGCAATTTGAGATTTTTTATGAATGCCGGTGGATACATAAACCCCACTATAATAGAAGAGATTGTAAAAAGGTTCTCTTCCGTTACTTTTTATAATAATTACGGTCAGACTGAAGCATGTCCCAGAATAAGTTACAACAGATTTGATATAAATACTACAGATTTTAAGGGAGTTGGGAAACCTTTAGCTGGTGTTGAAGTGAAGATATTAGGTGACGATGGAATGGAAGTTGAAAATAATACTATTGGAGAAATTGTCTATAAATCTGAGGATTTAATGCTCGGTTATTACAAAAAAAATGTTTTGGACTCAGATCAATATTTTTTATCGGGTGATTTAGGTTATATTTCTAATAGTAATCTTGTTATTGTTGGAAGAAAAGATTCAATCCTAAAAATTAATGGAAGAAAAGTATATAAAAATTATATTGAAAATTCAATTTTTGAATTGCCCTATGTTAGTAATGTAAAACTAAAAAAAGAACGGCATAGTATTTATGGTGAATATTTCTGTGCATATGTAGTACCCAAGGATTCTGATGATAATCATACAATTATAGATAAGATATATGAATTTTGCAAAAAGAATTTCAATTCATATGAAAGACCAAAGAAAATCGTGATATGTAAAGAGATTGGCTTATCAAGTAATAAAAAAGTACAGCTAAGGCTGTAGTGATACTAAAAAAGGAAGTGAATACACAGTTTATGAAAGTTGATAGTATAAAAAAGGAAAAAAATGCTTTAGTAAATGAAATAGTAAAACGTATTTATTATGCGGAAACCGATGCGGGAGGAATAGTATACTATGGAAACCTGTGCTCTTATATTGAAATGGGCTGTTCTGAATGGTTTAGAAAATTTGCAAAGCCTCTTAAAGAAATAACTTCTAAATATAAATTATTTTTTGTTATGAAGGAAGTTAACTTAATTTATTTAAAACCTATAACCTATGACAACCTGATTACCATACGAACCTGTATTAAAGATATAAAATATTATTCCATAAAGTTTTATACTGAGATTTCTGTAAATGGTGAGGTTTACTATTCAGGAGAGAATAAAATGGTACCGGTGGATATCAATACAAAAAGTCCTGTTAGAATACCAGAGGATATACTATCGCTGTTTGACAATATATAGACTTATAATATAAAAGCTTTATGCTTTTAAAATAAGATAAACAAGAAAAGGAGTATGATTATATGACTACTAAAAGTTACGAAAAAGAAGAATTGACACAGAAGGTTATGGATTTGTTGGTAAAGGCTTCTGACTTTGAAAAGGACGAAATGAGTCCTGAGAGTTTATTGTTCAAGGAACTAGCTATAGAATCAGCTGAAACTTTGGAAATAACCTTCAGAATAGAACAGGAATTTGGAATATCCATTGGCGAAGGTGAGTTTTGGAACATTGCAAATTTAATAGCTAACCAAGGTATGATTGTGGATGGTAAATTTTCTGAGGATGCAATTAAACTAATCAAGGATAATGTGTCAATTACGGATGAACAAATTGAAAAAATAAAAAGTCCCTTTGAAATTTATGACTATATTAAAATACAAGATTTAATTAACTATCTTGCAAAGAAAATCAAATTTTAAGTAAATACATAATTTATAAGATTTCCTCCTTAAAAAGGGGAAATCTTATAAATATTTGGGGGAAGTTGCTAAATATGAATTATATGAACATGGTTAAGTTTACGAATGTATCGTTAGAGGAATCTACAGCAGTTATATATTTTCAAGAGCGGGAAGAGATATTCAAGGCTGAAAACGATTGTTTAAACATAGTTCCTTATTTCGTTCTAATAGAAGCAATTTTTCAAACTGCCGGTCGTGTTGCCAGAGAATATTCCAATAATCTTTACGGGGGAATCATAGCAAGCTTTAGCGATTTTTGTTTTAGCAGGCCTATATTTACTGATGAGATGTTAACTATTAAGGCGAAGATTTTGTCTTATAATGAAAAAGCAAAGGTTTTTTATTTTCAGGTTTCACTTTATGGTGAGGATGATGTTGTTTTGCCCAATGGAATTATATTGATAAAACAAGAAAAAAGTATTTCTTCTGAATACTTGAAT of the Ruminiclostridium papyrosolvens DSM 2782 genome contains:
- a CDS encoding BslA/BslB family hydrophobin, whose amino-acid sequence is MKRYANKLSLMLAVIYFMVIPLSAFATTGTSYSNYTGSLLSKWKNNGVLDKSYSSLDLNKPVEKIDFIKMLNAILKTSKKADINFSDVPKNSWYGQELAKAAASGFVSAENNTKFNPFAYMTRVEAAEMSAYVFGLELKDDKVLSKITDGKALEQKQLNNLAAVIEKGGLTEVAAGRYAPLGVLKLKDALVMLDKCVGQIALKSGAITANASGNMFISVGAVTLKGISIAGDLIIGEGVGDGVVTLESVKLSGRLIIRGGGPNGVIIKNSQIGGNLTVEKSEGNVYIRVVGNTTIKQAYLKSGCTIEEGYLTSGEGFVNVTAMHGAFDGQNVTLTGDFKSIVAENSNLNIKLSGNAENVDLNKDGLGTFSLLSGTVKTISVGVSKKQLEFLGGKITTLNVLKDAKGNKITIDGTTEINTANIESTTEFTFKKGTVTSLILNDTSQNSYINMMSGSYIGSLVIMADAEIKGYGKITSAYSYANNVKMGVTPSFYSYKYVPGTDDSYLPIVNIGASGVVNDSITLQEGKSVDLYKDLGLSVSPDKSTVGFVSLNGSVATVTDKGVITAIAAGTVKIYITGQYTGFASGIKRIDVNVTPGNITLPGILEISPVTGEAATVKDFEITYTSRDDFSNGTVTFWLPEGFPAFETDLVKIGNGAEVTLNPSQRLNVRTLSFTNLNLSKGQKIVVKLRNKTVPQGGEYIFNVVADADGFGAKLPTSGQDERTVFTSDKLKTLLETTNYILSAYDSQAGAISFTKLSFAGFTGATKWIIAVQDGKFTQPGYDDKVPGTEYTLGSAITIAPNQHLMLAAVDGDSTAGYKVKAFVDITVH
- a CDS encoding SGNH/GDSL hydrolase family protein, giving the protein MIRKLSKLIYSVLVFCLILCSCISYGSTKEVNHWISAWNVSTTNFTRLKSFGLFNYNNRTIRTIVTSSFSGTKERIKFSNEYGTEPLSIGAVSVSLVNSDGTLKNQTNKSLTFNGKKAVNVKKGAFVWSDPVEINIKVLDKIAVSTYFPKGIKEVTGGCGGVETYFSQKGNHINSSNTKKDYKLEVMSGFPNICPFLSSIEVSTSESNGSILAFGDSITTLSWPEYFIKELKDNNINNLSVFREAIAGNRILHDTVSDMMGIFGVAGISRFEKAITNHEGVGYVIVLEGINDIMSTGPGGTSPASEFASADQITAGLQRYIDIAHKHRLKIYGATIMPFKGYTTYTDEEETRRQEVNNWIRNSGKFDAVIDFDKTTLDFKNPAKLKLKYDSGDHIHPNDAGGEAMAKSIDLKLFK
- a CDS encoding acyl carrier protein, coding for MTTKSYEKEELTQKVMDLLVKASDFEKDEMSPESLLFKELAIESAETLEITFRIEQEFGISIGEGEFWNIANLIANQGMIVDGKFSEDAIKLIKDNVSITDEQIEKIKSPFEIYDYIKIQDLINYLAKKIKF
- a CDS encoding class I adenylate-forming enzyme family protein encodes the protein MNSDILNFWKGHDPGRIAFEHDGYKITYNNLAGNIAKRVTYFQQIGIREFDHVALSISDQMDYIEMFLALWCINATIIPIDFQISPSNFWKIIKESDTHYLITNNIKYFNEIKRYDFQNHNLKKVVLIGENKIEVTDVNFDENKISWLAEQKNTENSGFFILFTSGTSGDSKGVVLKKESFINNVHKVISYTELQDTDILLMTLPLSYSFALSQVCAHLIVGGKIILSVNNVYNSLTLFDIKEKKVTNYSATPYFYETLVKELEAKKEAMDVGNLRFFMNAGGYINPTIIEEIVKRFSSVTFYNNYGQTEACPRISYNRFDINTTDFKGVGKPLAGVEVKILGDDGMEVENNTIGEIVYKSEDLMLGYYKKNVLDSDQYFLSGDLGYISNSNLVIVGRKDSILKINGRKVYKNYIENSIFELPYVSNVKLKKERHSIYGEYFCAYVVPKDSDDNHTIIDKIYEFCKKNFNSYERPKKIVICKEIGLSSNKKVQLRL
- a CDS encoding acyl-CoA thioesterase, which codes for MKVDSIKKEKNALVNEIVKRIYYAETDAGGIVYYGNLCSYIEMGCSEWFRKFAKPLKEITSKYKLFFVMKEVNLIYLKPITYDNLITIRTCIKDIKYYSIKFYTEISVNGEVYYSGENKMVPVDINTKSPVRIPEDILSLFDNI
- a CDS encoding hotdog fold domain-containing protein produces the protein MNYMNMVKFTNVSLEESTAVIYFQEREEIFKAENDCLNIVPYFVLIEAIFQTAGRVAREYSNNLYGGIIASFSDFCFSRPIFTDEMLTIKAKILSYNEKAKVFYFQVSLYGEDDVVLPNGIILIKQEKSISSEYLNSSINKSVELNIKELGYISTIK
- a CDS encoding B12-binding domain-containing radical SAM protein, which produces MKVLLVQPPVFGLTVKSRIIEPLALEILAATIKDEHTVKILDLRIEDKFDDDISDFNPDVIGFTCYICQVNFVKKYIKAAKKIKPDVKVIVGGEQPTHAPEDFNWPEVDYISMGDGDCSFPSLIQCIAKQDRDILSIPGVVTVNNGKLIFGAKKEIIHDLSVSPIPARELTQKYRSFYKFAGWDDLASISTSRGCMCRCNFCTIWKIRDGITAHFPIERVITELKMINEKNIYLCEAHSFQDINYMERLYDEIVKNNIHKNYMAYVRVNTAVKFIDLLRKWTGIGLKRVFIGIETVTNDRLNGFNKASSSSLNETAVNLLHDAGIEIMSSFIVDLDFDENDFKVLGEWVKKMNLTMPVYNIITPLPGNDLYENNRELLKDVPYEYFDFNHALLETKLPKEEFYKHLAQLYRDTYSNELSDYVKNKLEYTEEKMKKRKMTGELLARNIEMNNI